The region CGGAGTACGCACTGGGGACCTCTCTCCGCAGCGGTGGCCGCCGCGCGTGGCTGCCGCGGCGGATCAGCCCGGCGCCACCCAGACTGCCCGCCCGCGACGCCGTTGCAGGCCCGCAACGGCATCGCGGCAGCAGACGGGCAACACCGTTCTCCGCGGCAGCGGTTGCCCTGCTGACGGTCGGCGCCCCCGGCGGCTTCGCCGGGCCGGCCGTCACTCCAGGGCGGCGGCCTTGCGCAGCAGCACGGACCGCTCGCGGGCGTTGCGGCACAGCCGGGCGGCCAGCTCCAGCTCGGCCCGGGCCTCGGCGGTCCGGCCGAGCCGGACCAGCAGTTCGCCGCGCACGCTCGGGAGCAGGTACGACCCCGACAGGCGTCCTGAGACGGCCAGTTCGTCCACCACGGACAGTGCCTGCCCCGGTCCGCTCGCCATCGCGACGGCCACGGCCCGGTTGAGCTCGACCACGGGTGAGGGGGCCACGCGGCCGAGCGCCTCGTAGAGGAGCACGACACGTTCCCAGTCGGTCTCCCGCACCGAGGGCGCCGCCGCGTGGCAGGCGGCGATCGCGGCCTGCAGACCGTACGGGCCCAGGCCCCGCCCGGTGGCCGTGGCCCGGCCGAGCGCGGCCAGCCCGCGACGGATCGCCGACCGGTCCCACAGGCGCCGGTCCTGGTCCTCCAGGAGCACCGCCTCCCCGTCGGCCCCGGTACGTGCCGGAAAGCGCGCGGCGGTCAGCTCGAACAGCGCGAGCTGCCCGTACACCTCCGGCTCGGCGGGCAGCAGGGCGGCCAGCGTCCGGGCCAGCCGAACCGCCTCGTACGCGAGATCGGGGCGCAGCAGGCGGTCGCCGGCCGTCGCCGTCGAGCCCTCCGTGAAGATCACGTACAGGACGCTCAGGACAGCGCCGAGCCGCTCGCGCCGCTCCTCGGACGGCGGCAGCCCGAACGGTACGCGGGCCGCCGCGATCGTCTTCTTCGCCCGGGTGATCCGGGCCTGGACGGTCAGGGTGGGCACGAGGAACGCCCGGGCGATCTCCTCGCTGGACAGCCCGCCCACCACGCGCAGCGTGAGCGCCACCCGGGCCTCGGGCGAGAGCACCGGGTGGCAGGCGGTGAACATCAGCGCGAGGACGTCGTCGTCGATCCGGTCGGGATCCCACGGCAGGTCGTCGGGCCGGCCGGGCCCGGCCT is a window of Streptomyces sp. NBC_01477 DNA encoding:
- a CDS encoding RNA polymerase sigma factor, giving the protein MARADRPALMSEAVGGPPSAEAARRAASAVWRIESARIVGALARYTGDFALAEDVAQEALAEALVSWSRDGTPASPVGWLLATARRRAIDAFRRKSALDERYAMLAGRLAEGEFSAGVQAGPGRPDDLPWDPDRIDDDVLALMFTACHPVLSPEARVALTLRVVGGLSSEEIARAFLVPTLTVQARITRAKKTIAAARVPFGLPPSEERRERLGAVLSVLYVIFTEGSTATAGDRLLRPDLAYEAVRLARTLAALLPAEPEVYGQLALFELTAARFPARTGADGEAVLLEDQDRRLWDRSAIRRGLAALGRATATGRGLGPYGLQAAIAACHAAAPSVRETDWERVVLLYEALGRVAPSPVVELNRAVAVAMASGPGQALSVVDELAVSGRLSGSYLLPSVRGELLVRLGRTAEARAELELAARLCRNARERSVLLRKAAALE